One Candidatus Tectomicrobia bacterium genomic region harbors:
- the lon gene encoding endopeptidase La yields MVLFPRMISPVFISRGRALATVEAIPPDVRRVVAVLQRDLREEEPEPPKGFHRIGVIAEIVQSLRLSDGTVKVLLEGAERCRIEGFRAEGEAMWAAASPVREPAGDPVELGARCRTLLARFEDYLRVNHRIPHEAYASVEALEGPAAIADGIAANVPFKLADKQRLLEEADPAARIAALAGLLEGEIELLKVERRLRSRVQRQMDRSQKEFFLTEQLKAIQRELGQSEGLFAEGEELRRKAKEVELPPEVAEKVEKEIKRLEMMTPLSAEASVVRSYVEWLLDVPWTRETRDHDDLIAARAVLDQDHYGLKKVKERILEHIAVKILNQAIRGPILCFVGPPGVGKTSLGRSIASALGRKFVRVSLGGVRDEAEIRGHRRTYIGSLPGRVIQSMKRAGTVNPVFMLDEVDKMSADFRGDPSSALLEALDPEQNKSFSDHYLEVDYDLSRVFFITTANTTDPIPSPLLDRMEVIHLPGYTDEEKMEIARRFLAPRQLAENGLRPGQLDLLPETLARLIHEYTREAGVRGLEREIGTLCRKVARNRVERRASAPKAPKGKGKGKAREAPIRLAPGDLEAHLGAPRYFPERPETRAGVGVATGLAWTPSGGLLLPVEVSVMDGKGHLILTGKLGDVMKESAQAALSWLRARARELGIPADFHEKRDIHIHLPEGAVPKDGPSAGITMALAMASALTGRKVRHDAAMSGEVTLRGRVLCVGAVKEKLLAARRGGIPRVVLPRENEKDVREIEADSPLGLEITFVESMDEVVRACLLPLRQKKGAEAPLKAGRLPAGAGRAHPAAPARRKGGGRRPAQPAR; encoded by the coding sequence ATGGTGCTCTTCCCCCGCATGATCTCCCCCGTCTTCATCTCCAGGGGCCGGGCGCTGGCGACGGTGGAGGCCATCCCGCCGGACGTGCGCCGCGTCGTGGCGGTCCTCCAGCGGGACCTCCGCGAGGAGGAGCCCGAACCGCCCAAGGGCTTCCACCGCATCGGGGTAATCGCGGAAATCGTGCAATCCCTCCGCCTGAGCGACGGGACGGTGAAGGTCCTCCTGGAGGGAGCCGAGCGCTGCCGCATCGAGGGCTTCCGGGCCGAGGGCGAGGCCATGTGGGCGGCGGCCTCCCCGGTGCGGGAGCCCGCGGGCGACCCGGTCGAGCTGGGCGCGCGCTGCCGCACGCTCCTGGCCCGCTTCGAGGACTACCTGCGGGTGAATCACCGCATCCCCCACGAGGCCTACGCCTCGGTCGAGGCCCTGGAGGGGCCCGCCGCCATCGCCGACGGGATCGCGGCGAACGTCCCCTTCAAGCTCGCGGACAAGCAGCGCCTCCTCGAGGAGGCGGACCCCGCGGCGCGGATCGCCGCCCTCGCCGGCCTGCTGGAGGGAGAGATCGAGCTCCTCAAGGTGGAGCGCCGGCTGCGCTCCCGGGTGCAGCGCCAGATGGACCGCAGCCAGAAGGAGTTCTTCCTCACCGAGCAGCTCAAGGCCATCCAGCGGGAGCTGGGGCAGAGCGAGGGCCTCTTCGCCGAGGGCGAGGAGCTCAGGCGCAAGGCGAAGGAGGTGGAGCTCCCGCCCGAGGTCGCCGAGAAGGTCGAGAAGGAGATCAAGCGGCTGGAGATGATGACTCCGCTCTCCGCCGAGGCGTCGGTGGTGCGCTCCTACGTGGAGTGGCTCCTCGACGTGCCCTGGACCCGGGAAACCCGGGACCACGACGACCTGATCGCGGCGCGCGCGGTGCTCGACCAGGACCACTACGGGCTGAAGAAGGTGAAGGAGCGCATCCTCGAGCACATCGCCGTCAAGATCCTGAACCAGGCCATCCGCGGCCCCATCCTCTGCTTCGTGGGGCCCCCGGGCGTGGGCAAGACCTCCCTCGGCCGGAGCATCGCGAGCGCCCTGGGGCGCAAGTTCGTGCGCGTCTCCCTGGGCGGGGTGCGGGACGAGGCCGAGATCCGCGGCCACCGCCGCACCTACATCGGGAGCCTGCCGGGGCGGGTCATCCAGTCCATGAAGCGGGCGGGGACGGTGAACCCCGTCTTCATGCTGGACGAGGTGGACAAGATGAGCGCCGACTTCCGGGGGGACCCCTCTTCGGCGCTCCTCGAGGCCCTCGATCCCGAGCAGAACAAGAGCTTCAGCGATCACTACCTCGAGGTGGACTACGACCTGAGCCGGGTCTTCTTCATCACCACGGCCAACACGACCGACCCGATCCCCTCGCCCCTCCTCGACCGGATGGAGGTCATCCACCTCCCGGGCTACACCGACGAGGAGAAGATGGAGATCGCCCGGCGCTTCCTCGCGCCCCGGCAGCTCGCCGAGAACGGGCTGAGGCCCGGGCAGCTCGACCTGCTCCCTGAAACCCTCGCCCGCCTCATCCACGAGTACACGCGGGAGGCGGGGGTGCGCGGCCTCGAGCGCGAGATCGGCACCCTCTGCCGCAAGGTGGCGCGGAACCGGGTGGAGAGGCGCGCATCCGCTCCCAAGGCCCCGAAGGGCAAGGGCAAGGGCAAGGCGAGGGAGGCCCCCATCCGCCTCGCGCCCGGGGACCTGGAGGCGCACCTCGGGGCGCCCCGCTACTTCCCCGAGCGCCCCGAGACGCGGGCCGGGGTGGGGGTGGCGACCGGGCTGGCCTGGACCCCCTCGGGGGGGCTCCTCCTGCCCGTCGAGGTGAGCGTCATGGACGGCAAGGGCCACCTCATCCTCACCGGAAAGCTGGGCGACGTGATGAAGGAGAGCGCCCAGGCGGCGCTTTCGTGGCTCCGGGCGCGCGCCCGGGAGCTCGGCATCCCGGCGGACTTCCACGAGAAGCGCGACATCCACATCCACCTGCCCGAGGGCGCCGTGCCCAAGGACGGCCCCTCGGCCGGCATCACGATGGCGCTGGCCATGGCGAGCGCCCTGACGGGGCGCAAGGTGCGCCACGACGCCGCCATGAGCGGCGAGGTGACGCTCCGGGGCCGGGTGCTGTGCGTGGGGGCCGTGAAGGAGAAGCTCCTCGCGGCGCGGCGCGGGGGCATCCCCCGGGTGGTCCTCCCCCGGGAGAACGAGAAGGACGTCCGCGAGATCGAGGCGGACTCGCCCCTGGGGCTGGAAATTACCTTCGTCGAGAGCATGGACGAGGTGGTGCGGGCCTGCCTGCTGCCCCTCCGGCAGAAGAAAGGGGCGGAGGCCCCGCTCAAGGCGGGGCGGCTCCCGGCCGGGGCGGGGCGCGCCCATCCTGCGGCGCCCGCGCGGCGCAAGGGCGGCGGCCGCCGCCCAGCCCAGCCCGCGCGCTGA